The Methylopila sp. M107 genome contains the following window.
AGGCCGCGCAGGCCTCGATCTCCTGGATCAGCTTCTCGGCCGTGGCGGCCGGCAGCAGCTCGCCGATCTCGCGCCCGCGCATCTGCGCGCGCGAGAAGCCGAGCGCCTTCTCCATCACGCGGTTGACGGTCACGACCAAAATCGGCTCGCCCGGCGCGACCGAGACCATGAAGACGCCGTCGGTCGTGTTGTCGATATAGGCGGCGTAGAGAGCGTCGGTGTCGCGCCGGACCTCGGCCTCGCTCGCCACCCGCTTGTTGGCGTCGGCGAGGTCGACGGTGCGCTGCTCGACGAGCCGCGCGAGCTTCGCCCCCTCGGCGTCCGCCTGGTCGACGTCGCGCGCCAGGTCCTCGATGTCGGTCATCGAGCCGACCCAGCGCTGGATCGCGCCGGCGCCGTCGCGCAGCGGCCGCGCGCGGCAGAGGAACCGGCGCCAGGAGCCGTCCTGCGTGCGGATGCGGTGCTCGTTCTCGTAAGGCTCACCGGTCGCGACGCTCTCGCTCCAGAGCCGCACGAGGTCGCCGATGTCGTCCGGGTGGATGAAGTCGATCCAGGGCCCGAGCGGGTCGGCGCCGGTCACCGCGCGCCAGCGCTCGCTGACGAACTCGGTCTCGCCGCCGGGTCCGGACGACCAGACGATGACGGGCGCCTGCTGGATCAGCGCCTCGATCAGCTCAGTCGGCCCGATATGCGAAGACGCCCGTCCGGCCGCCTGGCCGGAGGATTCGGGCGCGCCTGAAATTCGAGGCGAAATCACCGACATTACGCACAAGCCCGACAGCACGCCGCAAAGGCTGCTCCCAATCGCCCGCGCGACGGCGCCCACCCCCGGATTGGGCTAGGCTAACACGAAACGGAGCGCCCTTGGCCAACCAATCTTGAGGCCAGCCGGGTCGGGCCGGCGCGGCGCGAGCGCAGACGGTCAGCTCGCCTCGTCGGCGGGTCCGTCGAGCGTCTCGACCCGATCGGAGGCGCGCGTCGCCTGCGGCCGGGCGGAGGGCGCCGCGGCGGGTCGGGCGGACTCGACCGCGAGCAGCGGCGCCTTGCCGTCGCCCGCGACCCGCAGCGGCGGGGCTTTGCCGTCCCGGTCCTCGCCCATGTAGATCGTGACATGCGGGAACGGCATCTCGATGCCGCGCTCGTCGAAGATCTCCTTGACGATCTCGTTATAGGCGCGGCCGACCGCCCACTGCTTGCCGGGCTCGGTCTTGATGCGGCCCCGCACCGTGATGGCGCTGTCGCCGAAGACGGTGAGGCCCTGGATCTCGAACGGCGCGATGATCGCGGCGCCGTGCGCGGTCTCCTTCAGCCGGTCGAACGCGTCCTGCATGGCCTGCCTGACGTCGGGGATGGACTCCCGGTAGGCCACGCCCATCTCGACCATGTGGTAGCTGAAGATCTTGGTGTTGTTGGAGACGCTCTCGACCGACGAGAACGGGATCAGATGGTAGGTCCCGTTCAGCGACCGGATGCCGACGGACCGGATGGTGAGGTTCTCGACCGTCCCGGTGACGCCCGCCACCGTCACGTTGTCGCCGGTGTTCATCGCGTTCTCGAGCTGGATGAACAGGCCCGTGATGATGTCCTTCACGAGGCTCTGCGCGCCGAAGCCGATGGCGAGGCCGAGCACGCCGGCGCCGGCGAGCAGCGGCGCGATGTTCACGCCGAGCTGCGCCAGCGCCATCATGGCGACGAGGATCACGAGCGCGATCGTGAAGGCGTTGCGGAACAGCGTCAGCAGCGTCTTCTCGCGCGCGTTCGGCACATGGCCGAATTCCGGGTTCAGCCGGTATTCGACCCAGGACGACATGCCGACGAACACGCTGAGTCCGATCACGACGATCAGCCCCGCGAGCAGCGCCGATGTCGCGACGCGGGCGCCGACCTCCGTGCCGAGCCAGCCGAGGAAGTCGAACAGCGCCCAGCTCTGCGCGACGACGAGCAGGACGAGCGCCAGGACCACGATCCGCACGACCTTCAGGATCGCGGGGATGAAGGCGTTGAGCCGCCGCTCCAGCAGCGGCAGGCGCGCCTTGACGTTGTCGGGCACGTGCAGCCCGCCCGAGATCAGCCGCGAGATGAACGCGGTCAGCACCGTGCCGAGCGCCATGGCGGCGAGCGTCTGGGCGGTGGCGCGCGCCATGAAGGGCAGCGCCTCGGTCGGGTTGGCGAGCCAGACGACGAACAGCGCGACCAGCCAGATCAGCGCCGCGAAATGCCAGAAGCGGGCGAGGAAGGCGTAGAAGGTCGAAAGCGCGTCGCTTTTCGTGACCTCGGTCTTCTGGGCGAGCCTCGCGCGCACCCGCGACCGGTTCTGCAGCACGATCGCGACCGCCATCATCAGGGTCGCGAACGCCACCACGATGCGAAGCGCCTGGGCGGCGGCGGGCGAGACGGCGGCGGCCACGATCGGGGCGACGAACAGGAAGGTGTAGCCGAGCGTCGATACGATCCGGCTGCCCCAGAAATACCAGTAGTTCGCCGCGTCGTCCTCGATCGGCAGAGCGCGGAGCGGCGGCTGGGCCGGCGAGAACAGCGCGCGCAGCGCGACCTTGGCGAGTTCGACCGCGAAGAACGCGTTGAGATAGAGCGTCTGCTGGATCGACATGACGCCGCTCTCGCCGAACTGCAGCGCGAAGGCGTAGCCCGCGCCCCAGGCGATCACGATCATCAGCGCGTCGACCACGACGCTCGCGATCACAAGCAGGACGCGGCCGCCGAGATGGGCGGAGGCGGCGCGCCGCCCGATCCAGCGATAGAACGGGATGCCGAGCGCGCGCAGCCCGAGAAAGACCGCGAAGGTGACGCCGATCGTGGCCGCGACCGCGATCAGCCGCCCCCAGTCGAAACCCTCGCCGCCCTCCGCGCCCGTCACGATGCTGGCGAGATCGCCCACCACCGTCACGCTCGCGGCGCTGAGCGCCGCGGCGCGCTCTGCGACCGCGCGGGTGTATTCGGCGGCGCGGCGGGCGAAGGTCGGCTCGGCCGCGCCCTCGGCCGATTTCGCGGCGTCGACGGCCGCGGCCTCCGTCGGCGCGGCGGTCGGCCCGTCGCCGCCGGTCTTGGCGCTTTCGGTCTTGGCGCTTTCGACGGACTTTTCGGGGGCCGGCGCCGCCGCGCCCTTCAGCCGCTCGATAAGCGCGGCGCGGGCCTTGTCGTCCTGCAGGATGCGGACGAGGGCGTCGACGTCGCCGCCGGGTTGCGTCTGGACGACCTTTTCAGGCGGAGACGCCGCCTCCTGCGCGAAGGCCGGGGCGACGGCCGCCGAAAGAACGATGGCGAGCGCGAGGACTGCAAAGCGGAACGGACGGAGCATCGGACCTTCGGTCGGGCGTCTATGGCGACGCTCTTCTCGTGTCTGGATTGAACAGACCTAGGCCGGAAATTCTCCGAGGCCAGCCAAGCCGGCGCTCAACCGGTCTTTTCGAGCCTTTACGTGGCCCGCTCAGCCCAGCCGCGAAGGCCCCCGCGCGCGCGGGGCTGACCGTCACGCCGTCTCCAACTCGGAATGCGATTTCAATGCGCGGTGGCCGTCGCTCTGCTCGACCAGATAGGCCGGGTTCTTCTCGGTCGCGTTGCGGCTGATCTTCGAGCCCTTGATGGTGCGCTGGACGCGGCGCTTGAAGACCTCCGCGATCTTTCCCTTCGCCGTGCCCTTGCCCCACGACCAGCTGACGGTCGATCCGACCGAAAAGGCGCTCGCCATGCCGTCCTCCATTCTTTGTCGCTTGAGGAGGCAACTCGGCGCGCACAGCTTCGTTCCGGCGCCGCCTGGCGCGCGGGGGTTCAGATCGTGGCGGCGCTGGTCTAGGGTCGCGCCGGAAGTTTTTCGGCATCCCAGCACATTGCGGACCCTATGGCGTCAGACGCGACGATCGAGCAGCTCGGCCGACTGATCGGCTTCGACACCACCAGCCGGAACTCGAACCTCGACCTGATCGACTATGTCGAAACCTATCTTGCGACCTTCGGGATCGCATGCGAGCGCACGCCCGACGCGTCGGGCGCGAAGTCGAACCTGTTCGCCACGATCGGCCCGGCGGAGCGGCCGGGCTACGTGCTCTCCGGCCATACCGACGTGGTGCCGGTCGACGGGCAGGACTGGACCTATCCGCCCTTCTC
Protein-coding sequences here:
- a CDS encoding mechanosensitive ion channel domain-containing protein codes for the protein MLRPFRFAVLALAIVLSAAVAPAFAQEAASPPEKVVQTQPGGDVDALVRILQDDKARAALIERLKGAAAPAPEKSVESAKTESAKTGGDGPTAAPTEAAAVDAAKSAEGAAEPTFARRAAEYTRAVAERAAALSAASVTVVGDLASIVTGAEGGEGFDWGRLIAVAATIGVTFAVFLGLRALGIPFYRWIGRRAASAHLGGRVLLVIASVVVDALMIVIAWGAGYAFALQFGESGVMSIQQTLYLNAFFAVELAKVALRALFSPAQPPLRALPIEDDAANYWYFWGSRIVSTLGYTFLFVAPIVAAAVSPAAAQALRIVVAFATLMMAVAIVLQNRSRVRARLAQKTEVTKSDALSTFYAFLARFWHFAALIWLVALFVVWLANPTEALPFMARATAQTLAAMALGTVLTAFISRLISGGLHVPDNVKARLPLLERRLNAFIPAILKVVRIVVLALVLLVVAQSWALFDFLGWLGTEVGARVATSALLAGLIVVIGLSVFVGMSSWVEYRLNPEFGHVPNAREKTLLTLFRNAFTIALVILVAMMALAQLGVNIAPLLAGAGVLGLAIGFGAQSLVKDIITGLFIQLENAMNTGDNVTVAGVTGTVENLTIRSVGIRSLNGTYHLIPFSSVESVSNNTKIFSYHMVEMGVAYRESIPDVRQAMQDAFDRLKETAHGAAIIAPFEIQGLTVFGDSAITVRGRIKTEPGKQWAVGRAYNEIVKEIFDERGIEMPFPHVTIYMGEDRDGKAPPLRVAGDGKAPLLAVESARPAAAPSARPQATRASDRVETLDGPADEAS
- a CDS encoding DUF2945 domain-containing protein, encoding MASAFSVGSTVSWSWGKGTAKGKIAEVFKRRVQRTIKGSKISRNATEKNPAYLVEQSDGHRALKSHSELETA